In a genomic window of Magnolia sinica isolate HGM2019 chromosome 16, MsV1, whole genome shotgun sequence:
- the LOC131228929 gene encoding protein POLAR LOCALIZATION DURING ASYMMETRIC DIVISION AND REDISTRIBUTION-like has translation MISYHVVSSPHYQQPSSGRNVEEASFNLGIEVGAILLLAKSKYEFDRTMQLWMQMDTLLKNIIDKVQRNDVGSSSPKKDNCLAYPTSNFDDGTKNHLPVKIGKPSKDSAETQFAMKCNQESNFGSTSKSSTSVGRDEMEAELEAELELLQLRLDAESSGQQSIEVCKMVVEDIAPLARSFDACSVKEYDTQQAYSKESHGVCPNELERKLHELLERRQQEQIAEIESALECAKREVSKKEMEVRQWQGKCITPFAGQTGSEMFSR, from the exons ATGATAAGTTACCATGTGGTAAGTTCTCCTCATTATCAGCAaccctcttcaggaagaaatgtAGAGGAGGCTTCTTTTAATTTAGGGATTGAAGTTGGTGCCATTCTTCTCCTTGCAAAGAGCAAATATGAATTTGATAGGACAATGCAGCTGTGGATGCAAATGGACACACTGCTTAAAAATATTATAGACAAAGTGCAAAGGAACGATGTTGGATCTAGTTCTCCCAAGAAAGACAATTGTCTTGCCTATCCCACATCAAATTTTGACGACGGCACAAAGAATCATCTTCCTGTTAAAATTGGAAAGCCATCTAAAGATTCAGCAGAGACACAGTTTGCCATGAAATGTAATCAAGAATCCAATTTCGGTTCGACATCCAAGAGTTCGACAAGTGTTGGAAGAGATGAGATGGAAGCTGAACTTGAAGCTGAGTTGGAACTTCTGCAACTCAGATTGGATGCTGAAAGTTCAGGGCAACAGAGCATTGAGGTATGTA AGATGGTTGTTGAGGACATTGCACCACTTGCAAGAAGCTTTGATGCATGTTCTGTGAAAGAGTATGACACTCAACAAGCATACAGCAAGGAGAGCCATGGAGTTTGTCCTAATGAACTAGAGAGAAAATTGCACGAGCTTCTCGAAAGAAGGCAGCAAGAGCAAATTGCAGAAATAGAATCTGCATTGGAATGTGCAAAGCGCGAGGTTAGCAAGAAGGAAATGGAGGTTCGTCAGTGGCAAGGAAAATGCATTACCCCTTTTGCAGGACAGACTGGAAGTGAAATGTTCTCAAGGTGA
- the LOC131229316 gene encoding uncharacterized protein LOC131229316, producing MATAKNRSLLFSSCSLFMASLFAYSASVQFNDPDWYFWFPLYASAAAVNLLHTKSTSKTSNQIAKLGFGFGMFLFLKVLVEGYVNGSAGFLCLNMNERVVREKMGSGLVVISMFLQLRASRISKGHMKRKGEEVGKYVEWGMALVVAVCLGLSLAFFVLVKEI from the exons ATGGCAACAGCCAAGAACAGATCTCTTCTATTCTCTTCATGTTCTCTTTTCATGGCCTCTCTCTTTGCTTACTCtgcatcagttcagttcaatGACCCTG ATTGGTATTTTTGGTTTCCCCTCTATGCTTCAGCTGCAGCTGTTAATCTTCTTCATACCAaatccacatccaaaacaagcaaTCAGATAGCCAAACTGGGTTTTGGGTTTGGAATGTTTTTGTTTCTGAAGGTTTTGGTGGAAGGATATGTGAATGGGTCAGCTGGATTCTTGTGTTTGAATATGAACGAGAGAGTGGTGAGAGAGAAAATGGGAAGTGGGCTTGTCGTAATTTCCATGTTTTTGCAATTGAGAGCTTCTAGAATTTCCAAAGGACACATGAAAAGGAAGGGAGAGGAAGTTGGAAAATACGTGGAATGGG GGATGGCATTGGTGGTGGCTGTTTGTCTTGGCCTTTCTCTGGCCTTCTTTGTGTTAGTAAAAGAGATTTGA